A genomic segment from Thiomicrorhabdus aquaedulcis encodes:
- a CDS encoding histone deacetylase family protein, with amino-acid sequence MNLYITHSLCHLHDNGDEHPEIAQRISRIQDQLISNQLFDWFSHAQSRAASDAELCLAHDPKVLERIKRHVPKEGVVSLGDDIQLSPGSLLAARHAVGAVLDGIDALIDGKYRRVFCNVRPPGHHAHYAKSSGFCLFNNVAIGAMYAVKQYGIERVAIVDFDVHHGDGTEDFVRRQPQVWFASSFEADIYPFSTPQSDLDNMVKMPLPKGFDGTAFRQAWSEQALPQLAQFNPQLILISAGFDGHALDPMAYGRLHENDYFWLTQQLIKVAVQCGDAKVLSVLEGGYDLGALSMSAREHVKALFELD; translated from the coding sequence ATGAACCTATATATTACTCATTCATTGTGTCATTTGCACGACAATGGCGACGAACATCCTGAAATAGCGCAACGTATAAGCCGAATTCAAGACCAGCTCATTAGTAATCAGCTGTTTGACTGGTTTAGCCATGCCCAATCGCGTGCCGCCAGTGACGCTGAATTGTGCTTGGCGCACGACCCAAAAGTACTTGAGCGCATTAAGCGCCATGTGCCAAAAGAAGGCGTGGTCAGTTTAGGGGACGATATTCAATTAAGTCCGGGGAGTTTATTGGCTGCGCGACACGCAGTAGGCGCGGTGTTGGACGGCATTGATGCACTAATAGACGGCAAGTATCGACGGGTTTTTTGCAATGTGCGCCCGCCAGGCCATCACGCCCATTACGCCAAGTCGAGTGGGTTTTGTCTGTTTAACAATGTCGCTATTGGGGCGATGTACGCCGTTAAACAGTATGGGATTGAGCGCGTGGCCATTGTGGATTTTGATGTGCACCATGGTGACGGCACAGAAGACTTTGTGCGCCGTCAACCACAGGTGTGGTTTGCTTCAAGTTTTGAAGCCGATATTTACCCTTTTAGTACGCCACAATCGGATTTAGACAACATGGTTAAAATGCCCTTGCCCAAAGGGTTTGACGGTACGGCTTTTCGCCAGGCCTGGTCAGAGCAGGCATTGCCTCAGTTGGCGCAATTTAATCCACAGCTTATTTTAATTTCGGCGGGGTTTGATGGTCACGCTTTAGATCCTATGGCGTATGGACGTTTGCATGAGAATGATTATTTTTGGCTGACCCAGCAATTGATAAAAGTGGCTGTTCAATGCGGTGATGCTAAGGTTTTGTCGGTGTTAGAGGGCGGCTACGATTTGGGCGCGTTGAGCATGAGCGCGCGTGAGCATGTTAAAGCGTTGTTTGAGCTGGATTAG
- a CDS encoding bifunctional acetate--CoA ligase family protein/GNAT family N-acetyltransferase — protein sequence MGPHYLSKLFKPNSVAIFGASDRPESVGANALQNMLKAGFKGAIYPINPKHATVQNQVCYASIADVPQVPELVVIATPAHSIASIIQACGEQGVANAVILSAGFEDEAGKKLQKQITATAHAYKMRLLGPNCLGILRPEIGLNATFSKNQAKPGHLALISQSGALCTAVLDWAEANEVGFSQVVSTGDAADIDFGEILDFLAVDPQTHSILLYIEGIADARRFMSGLKAAARMKPVILLKSGRMPEGTRAAVSHTGALVGADDVFTAAIERAGAIRAQSISQLFAAAKTLSHNMNFKHSRLAILTNGGGPGVMATDRAAELGIALPQPSEQSLEALNAFLPQHWSHANPIDILGDATGARYTQSLAVCQADERYDAILVLLTPQAMTEPTEIAQAICEFIDNTPHCKPIFTAWLGERLVSEARSYFSQHSVPTFRTPEASVEALAFLANYHQNQALLMQAPATGAHNGNLVDASGARLIINAALSEHRDILTSTETRAIMHAFGVPITPAIEAANANQAMIAAESLGFPVGIKINSPDLTHKSDVGGVKLNLHSALEVKHAFTSMVERIRLAQPNANVLGVTVEPMSVRPHARELLVGVMRDPVFGPAITFGSGGTAVEVLKDSAIGLPPLNTFMAKKMINSTKIAKMLGEFRGLPAVNCDAVVDVLLRISDMVAQLPEIIELDINPLFADEHGAIAVDARIRIQHPTNHKRAYAHMAIHPYPAELIVHTQTKTGLEVTLRPIQPEDASMELEFVKNLSERSRYLRFMNQLQTLSPEMLSRFTQIDYDREMAFIMTTTNSAGQEVEIGVTRYTTNPDGLSCEMAIVVRDDYHHQGVAGLLLENLIDHAKLKGLHKMEGEVLSENYGMLQLAQQFGFKLHTLEDDPEVTAIELDLTKP from the coding sequence ATGGGACCACATTATTTATCTAAGCTGTTTAAACCCAATAGCGTTGCTATTTTTGGTGCCAGCGACCGTCCAGAATCGGTTGGCGCAAATGCCTTGCAAAATATGCTTAAAGCAGGCTTTAAAGGGGCTATTTACCCTATTAATCCTAAACACGCTACGGTACAAAATCAAGTTTGCTACGCCTCTATTGCCGACGTACCCCAAGTACCTGAGTTAGTCGTCATTGCCACGCCAGCGCACAGCATTGCCTCAATTATTCAAGCCTGCGGCGAACAAGGCGTTGCCAATGCGGTTATTTTATCAGCCGGCTTTGAAGACGAAGCAGGAAAAAAACTCCAAAAACAAATTACCGCTACCGCGCACGCATACAAAATGCGCTTATTGGGTCCAAATTGTTTGGGTATTTTACGCCCAGAAATTGGCCTAAACGCCACCTTTAGTAAAAACCAAGCCAAACCTGGACATTTAGCGCTCATTTCTCAGTCGGGCGCGTTATGCACAGCGGTTTTAGACTGGGCAGAAGCCAATGAAGTGGGCTTTTCACAAGTGGTGTCTACTGGCGATGCCGCCGACATCGACTTTGGCGAAATTTTAGACTTTTTAGCCGTTGACCCACAAACCCACAGTATTTTGCTTTACATAGAAGGCATTGCCGACGCACGCCGTTTTATGAGTGGCTTAAAAGCCGCTGCCCGCATGAAGCCGGTTATTTTACTCAAGTCGGGACGCATGCCAGAAGGCACGCGCGCGGCCGTATCGCATACCGGTGCATTAGTGGGTGCAGACGACGTATTTACCGCCGCCATTGAACGCGCAGGCGCTATTCGAGCTCAGTCCATTTCGCAACTGTTTGCCGCCGCTAAAACCCTTTCGCACAACATGAACTTTAAGCACAGCCGCTTGGCCATTTTAACCAATGGTGGCGGGCCTGGCGTTATGGCCACCGACCGTGCAGCCGAACTGGGCATTGCCTTGCCTCAACCCAGCGAACAAAGCCTTGAGGCCTTAAACGCCTTTTTACCCCAGCATTGGTCACACGCCAACCCCATTGATATTTTAGGCGACGCTACCGGCGCCCGCTACACCCAATCATTGGCGGTGTGCCAAGCCGACGAACGCTACGATGCTATTTTAGTGCTGCTTACCCCACAAGCCATGACCGAGCCAACCGAAATTGCCCAAGCCATTTGTGAGTTTATTGACAATACACCACACTGCAAACCCATTTTTACAGCCTGGCTAGGCGAACGTTTGGTCAGTGAAGCGCGCAGTTATTTTAGTCAACACAGCGTGCCCACTTTCCGCACCCCCGAAGCGTCGGTAGAAGCCTTAGCCTTTTTAGCCAACTACCACCAAAACCAAGCGTTGCTTATGCAAGCGCCCGCCACAGGTGCGCACAATGGCAACTTGGTTGACGCCAGTGGCGCGCGTTTAATTATTAACGCCGCCCTGTCCGAACACCGTGACATTTTAACCAGCACCGAAACTCGTGCCATTATGCATGCCTTTGGCGTGCCCATAACGCCTGCAATTGAAGCCGCCAATGCCAACCAAGCGATGATTGCTGCTGAATCACTCGGATTTCCAGTAGGCATTAAAATTAACTCTCCCGATCTGACCCATAAATCGGATGTTGGGGGCGTAAAACTCAATTTGCACAGCGCCCTAGAAGTTAAACACGCGTTTACCAGCATGGTCGAACGCATTCGCCTAGCGCAACCAAATGCAAATGTGCTTGGGGTAACGGTCGAACCTATGAGCGTGCGCCCACACGCCCGTGAACTGCTGGTAGGCGTAATGCGTGACCCAGTGTTTGGACCTGCCATTACTTTTGGCAGCGGCGGTACCGCGGTTGAGGTGTTAAAGGACAGCGCGATTGGTCTACCGCCGCTTAATACCTTTATGGCTAAGAAGATGATTAACAGCACCAAAATTGCCAAAATGCTTGGCGAGTTTAGAGGCCTGCCTGCGGTTAATTGCGATGCGGTGGTTGATGTGCTATTACGCATATCGGACATGGTGGCGCAACTGCCCGAAATTATTGAACTGGACATTAACCCGTTGTTTGCCGATGAACACGGCGCAATTGCGGTCGATGCACGCATTCGTATTCAACACCCCACCAATCACAAACGCGCTTACGCACACATGGCAATTCACCCGTATCCAGCCGAACTGATTGTCCACACCCAAACCAAAACTGGGCTGGAAGTGACGTTGCGCCCTATTCAACCCGAAGATGCGTCGATGGAGCTGGAATTTGTTAAAAACTTGTCCGAACGCAGTCGTTATTTACGTTTTATGAATCAACTGCAAACTCTAAGCCCCGAAATGTTGTCGCGCTTTACCCAAATTGATTACGATCGCGAAATGGCGTTTATAATGACAACCACTAACTCAGCTGGACAAGAAGTTGAAATTGGCGTAACACGCTACACCACTAATCCGGACGGACTGTCGTGTGAAATGGCCATTGTAGTGCGCGATGATTATCATCACCAAGGCGTTGCGGGATTACTGCTAGAAAACTTAATTGACCATGCAAAACTAAAAGGCTTGCATAAAATGGAAGGTGAAGTGCTTAGTGAAAACTACGGTATGCTGCAACTGGCACAACAATTTGGCTTTAAACTGCACACCCTAGAAGACGATCCAGAAGTGACTGCGATTGAGCTGGATTTAACCAAACCGTAA
- a CDS encoding ATP-binding cassette domain-containing protein, giving the protein MAVFLDTADSLSTDAQAIELNAVGFCVASHALLRGVNVRFLPGQISVILGQNGAGKTTLLRLLAKEILPSDGRIMWAGRDLTHHSLSSLALDRGVLEQTVDVAFSLTVEQVVSLGAEVGADVGANFALHVDTKARLVARVEAALTACDLQYLRQRDVLTLSGGEQKRTQLARVLAQIWPENDQQPNAFAGKWLFLDEWTAGLDLKHQLCLGTQMQGWVKKGLGIVMSLHDLNYAAQLAHTCVLLKKGEVLQAGTLAETFKLPLLNEALDAVLRIEKDPITQKPWVLPGL; this is encoded by the coding sequence ATGGCCGTGTTTTTAGATACAGCCGACTCATTGTCCACGGATGCCCAGGCCATTGAGTTAAATGCAGTGGGTTTTTGTGTGGCCTCTCATGCCTTGCTGAGGGGCGTTAATGTGCGATTTTTGCCCGGTCAGATTAGCGTTATTTTGGGACAGAACGGCGCGGGAAAAACCACTCTTTTACGCTTATTGGCGAAAGAAATACTTCCAAGTGATGGGCGCATTATGTGGGCAGGTCGCGACTTGACCCATCATAGTTTAAGCTCGTTAGCGTTAGATCGCGGCGTGCTAGAGCAAACGGTCGATGTGGCATTTTCATTAACCGTTGAGCAAGTGGTTAGCTTGGGTGCGGAAGTGGGCGCTGACGTAGGCGCTAATTTTGCTTTGCACGTTGACACAAAAGCACGTTTGGTTGCCCGCGTAGAAGCGGCATTAACCGCCTGCGATTTGCAGTATTTGCGCCAGCGTGATGTGTTAACGCTGTCGGGCGGTGAGCAAAAGCGCACGCAATTGGCGCGCGTGTTGGCACAAATTTGGCCAGAAAATGATCAGCAGCCTAATGCTTTTGCTGGCAAGTGGCTGTTTTTAGACGAGTGGACGGCCGGATTAGACCTAAAGCATCAGTTGTGTTTGGGCACGCAAATGCAAGGTTGGGTCAAAAAAGGCTTGGGGATTGTAATGAGTTTGCACGATTTAAATTACGCCGCACAGTTGGCGCACACGTGTGTGCTGTTAAAAAAAGGCGAAGTTTTACAGGCAGGAACGCTGGCCGAAACGTTTAAGTTACCGTTGTTAAACGAGGCATTAGACGCTGTTCTTCGGATAGAAAAAGACCCTATAACCCAAAAGCCTTGGGTATTGCCTGGTTTATAA